From Apium graveolens cultivar Ventura chromosome 9, ASM990537v1, whole genome shotgun sequence, the proteins below share one genomic window:
- the LOC141682476 gene encoding copper transporter 6-like, with product MAGHDGGMHGMAPPEQTGTHSMAMHMTFFWGKNVDILFKDWPGNNSGGMYVLALFVVFFLAMIVEWLSHSNIVKQGSSNHVAGMIQTLMHGIRVGLAYIVMLAVMSFNGGVLVVAVAGHSFGFLVFGSRVFRKSSGVVGDDKVSDLPPLSTC from the coding sequence ATGGCCGGACACGACGGTGGCATGCACGGAATGGCACCACCGGAACAGACCGGAACGCACAGCATGGCAATGCACATGACTTTCTTCTGGGGAAAAAATGTTGATATTCTGTTCAAAGATTGGCCAGGCAACAATTCTGGTGGCATGTATGTTTTAGCCTTGTTTGTCGTGTTTTTTTTGGCTATGATTGTTGAGTGGCTCTCTCACTCGAATATTGTTAAACAAGGGTCGTCAAACCATGTTGCTGGTATGATACAAACCCTAATGCATGGTATTAGGGTTGGATTGGCTTATATTGTGATGCTTGCTGTTATGTCTTTCAATGGTGGTGTGTTGGTTGTCGCGGTGGCTGGGCATTCTTTCGGGTTTCTGGTTTTTGGTAGCAGGGTTTTTAGGAAGTCATCTGGTGTTGTTGGTGATGACAAAGTTTCAGATCTGCCTCCTTTGAGCACTTGTTGA
- the LOC141682475 gene encoding replication protein A 32 kDa subunit A-like, producing the protein MFASTQFDGNFTFSQSQGADSGVSPAKSRDAPGTIPVTVKTIIEASQSGDEKSNFLVAGVDVANVSVVGMVTSKAERVTDVSFAVDDGTGRIDCIRWVNEGYDTKEMSEIEQGMYVRVNGRLKSFQQKKQIAAFSARPVTNFDEVTCHFIECIHFHLKNSHLQPGDASTQLENNQGSSTPSQKGMGASNAYQAPVSNPLSGLLNGDGLKGFDQMVLDYLQRPSSFANEKGLHRDVLHKELKIPVEKLMESIHTLEDEGLIYSTVDEFHFKATSSG; encoded by the exons ATGTTCGCCTCAACTCAATTCGATGGAAACTTCACCTTCTCTCAGTCTCAGGGTGCTGATTCCGGCGTCTCTCCCGCCAAA AGTCGCGATGCTCCGGGTACTATACCGGTAACAGTTAAGACAATTATTGAAGCTTCGCAGTCCGGTGATGAAAAGTCTAATTTCCTAGTTGCTGGCGTTGATGTTGCTAAT GTTTCTGTTGTGGGAATGGTAACGAGCAAGGCAGAAAGAGTTACTGATGTTAGTTTTGCTGTCGATGATGGAACAGGCCGGATTGACTGTATCAGATG GGTCAATGAAGGATATGACACAAAGGAAATGAGTGAGATAGA ACAAGGGATGTATGTGCGAGTTAATGGTCGACTAAAAAGCTTTCAGCAGAAAAAGCAAATTGCTGCATTTTCTGCGAG GCCTGTGACAAACTTTGATGAAGTCACTTGTCATTTCATTGAGTGCATACACTTTCATTTGAAGAATTCACATTTGCAG CCAGGTGATGCTTCAACTCAGTTGGAGAATAATCAAGGTTCTAGCACACCTTCTCAAAAGGGAATGGGTGCATCAAATGCATATCAGGCACCAGTTTCGAATCCT CTCTCAGGACTGCTTAACGGCGATGGACTCAAGGGATTTGACCAGATGGTCCTAGACTATCTTCAGCGACCTTCAAGCTT TGCAAATGAAAAGGGTTTGCATAGGGATGTGCTTCACAAGGAGCTAAAAATTCCAGTAGAAAAATTAAT GGAATCTATCCACACTCTTGAAGACGAAGGCCTGATATATTCTACCGTTGATGAATTTCACTTCAAGGCAACTTCTTCCGGCTGA
- the LOC141683366 gene encoding flowering-promoting factor 1-like, whose protein sequence is MSGVWVFKNGVIRLNDGSTGDQQSLRKKVLVHLPTGRVVSSYNSLEQMLRELGWERYYGDIELLQFHKRNSIDLISLPKDFSRFNSVYMYDIVIKNPNVFHVRDC, encoded by the coding sequence GCGTTTGGGTATTCAAGAACGGGGTGATACGCCTTAACGACGGATCAACCGGAGATCAGCAATCTCTGAGAAAGAAGGTGCTGGTGCACTTACCAACAGGGCGAGTGGTTTCATCATACAACTCTTTGGAGCAAATGTTAAGGGAGTTGGGATGGGAGAGATACTATGGCGATATCGAGCTTTTGCAGTTCCACAAAAGGAATTCAATTGATCTCATTTCGCTCCCTAAGGATTTCTCCAGGTTCAACTCGGTTTACATGTATGATATTGTCATTAAGAATCCCAATGTCTTCCATGTCCGGGATTGTTGA
- the LOC141684482 gene encoding cysteine--tRNA ligase, chloroplastic/mitochondrial isoform X2, with amino-acid sequence MFVVLLLMILVILVMPGFTSPLMCFSGRYLRVLGYEVNYVRNFTDVDDKIISRANQLGEEPIGLSRRFCEEFHQDMEDLHCLPPSVEPRVSDHISQIIDMIKQILDNGCAYRTDADVYFAVDKFPLYGRLSGRKIGDNRAGERVAIDTRKKNPADFALWKSAKEGEPFWESPWGPGRPGWHIECSAMSAAYLGYSFDIHGGGMDLIFPHHENEIAQNCAACDKSDISYWIHNGFVTIDSEKMSKSLGNFFTIRQVIDLYHPLALRHFLISTHYRSPINYSDAQLESASERIFYVYQTLHDCEDAASQNDVTGTDNIPPQTIECINNFENILFTSMSDDLHTPVVLAALSDPLKTANDLLHTRKGKKEPLRRESLGALEKTIRNALTILGLMPTGYAEALQQLKEKALKRAKFTEEEVLSKITERNTSRKNKEYEKSDAIRKELAAAGIALMDSPEGTKWRPAIPLALQEQLAATS; translated from the exons GCAGATATCTAAGGGTTTTGGGATATGAAGTGAATTACGTTCGCAATTTTACGGATGTTGATGATAAG ATTATTTCCAGAGCAAATCAGTTGGGTGAGGAACCAATTGGTTTGAGTAGACGTTTCTGCGAAGAGTTTCATCAGGATATGGAAGATCTTCATTGTCTACCTCCTTCTGTGGAGCCTCGTGTCTCTGATCACATTTCACAGATTATAGATATGATTAAGCAG ATACTTGATAATGGATGTGCCTACCGAACTGATGCAGATGTATACTTCGCTGTTGACAAATTTCCTCTCTATGGGCGATTATCTGGGAGAAAGATAGGAGATAATAGAGCTGGTGAGCGAGTTGCAATTGACACTAGGAAGAAAAACCCAGCCGATTTTGCTCTATGGAag TCTGCCAAGGAAGGAGAGCCCTTTTGGGAGAGTCCTTGGGGTCCGGGAAGACCTGGATGGCATATTGAGTGCAGTGCCATGAGTGCTGCGTATTTAGGTTACTCTTTTGACATTCATGGTGGTGGGATGGACCTTATTTTTCCCCACCATGAAAATGAAATTGCTCAGAACTGTGCTGCATGTGATAAAAGTGACATCAGTTATTGGATACACAATGGATTTGTCACAATAGACTCGGAGAAAATGTCCAAGTCCCTTGGAAACTTTTTCACAATCCGGCAG GTTATAGACCTATACCACCCACTTGCTTTGAGGCACTTCTTAATCAGTACACATTACAGGTCTCCTATTAATTACTCAGATGCTCAGCTTGAGAGTGCGTCTGAGCGGATCTTTTACGTCTATCAG ACATTACATGACTGTGAAGATGCTGCAAGCCAGAATGATGTAACAGGGACAGACAATATTCCGCCACAAACAATAGAATGCAtcaataattttgaaaatatacTTTTCACATCAATGTCGGATGATCTTCACACTCCGGTTGTTTTGGCTGCTCTGTCTGACCCACTGAAAACTGCCAATGATCTACTACACACTCGAAAG GGGAAAAAGGAACCATTGCGAAGAGAGTCACTTGGTGCTTTAGAGAAGACAATTCGGAATGCTCTGACAATATTAGGGCTGATGCCAACTGGATACGCAGAG GCTTTGCAACAGCTGAAGGAGAAGGCTCTGAAGCGTGCAAAGTTTACTGAAGAAGAAGTTCTTAGTAAAATTACTGAAAGAAATACTTCGAGGAAAAACAAGGAATACGAAAAATCGGATGCAATCAGGAAAGAGTTGGCTGCTGCCGGCATTGCTCTTATGGACAGCCCAGAAGGCACAAAATGGAGACCAGCTATTCCACTTGCATTGCAAGAACAGCTGGCTGCAACATCCTGA
- the LOC141684482 gene encoding cysteine--tRNA ligase, chloroplastic/mitochondrial isoform X3: MEDLHCLPPSVEPRVSDHISQIIDMIKQILDNGCAYRTDADVYFAVDKFPLYGRLSGRKIGDNRAGERVAIDTRKKNPADFALWKSAKEGEPFWESPWGPGRPGWHIECSAMSAAYLGYSFDIHGGGMDLIFPHHENEIAQNCAACDKSDISYWIHNGFVTIDSEKMSKSLGNFFTIRQVIDLYHPLALRHFLISTHYRSPINYSDAQLESASERIFYVYQTLHDCEDAASQNDVTGTDNIPPQTIECINNFENILFTSMSDDLHTPVVLAALSDPLKTANDLLHTRKGKKEPLRRESLGALEKTIRNALTILGLMPTGYAEALQQLKEKALKRAKFTEEEVLSKITERNTSRKNKEYEKSDAIRKELAAAGIALMDSPEGTKWRPAIPLALQEQLAATS, encoded by the exons ATGGAAGATCTTCATTGTCTACCTCCTTCTGTGGAGCCTCGTGTCTCTGATCACATTTCACAGATTATAGATATGATTAAGCAG ATACTTGATAATGGATGTGCCTACCGAACTGATGCAGATGTATACTTCGCTGTTGACAAATTTCCTCTCTATGGGCGATTATCTGGGAGAAAGATAGGAGATAATAGAGCTGGTGAGCGAGTTGCAATTGACACTAGGAAGAAAAACCCAGCCGATTTTGCTCTATGGAag TCTGCCAAGGAAGGAGAGCCCTTTTGGGAGAGTCCTTGGGGTCCGGGAAGACCTGGATGGCATATTGAGTGCAGTGCCATGAGTGCTGCGTATTTAGGTTACTCTTTTGACATTCATGGTGGTGGGATGGACCTTATTTTTCCCCACCATGAAAATGAAATTGCTCAGAACTGTGCTGCATGTGATAAAAGTGACATCAGTTATTGGATACACAATGGATTTGTCACAATAGACTCGGAGAAAATGTCCAAGTCCCTTGGAAACTTTTTCACAATCCGGCAG GTTATAGACCTATACCACCCACTTGCTTTGAGGCACTTCTTAATCAGTACACATTACAGGTCTCCTATTAATTACTCAGATGCTCAGCTTGAGAGTGCGTCTGAGCGGATCTTTTACGTCTATCAG ACATTACATGACTGTGAAGATGCTGCAAGCCAGAATGATGTAACAGGGACAGACAATATTCCGCCACAAACAATAGAATGCAtcaataattttgaaaatatacTTTTCACATCAATGTCGGATGATCTTCACACTCCGGTTGTTTTGGCTGCTCTGTCTGACCCACTGAAAACTGCCAATGATCTACTACACACTCGAAAG GGGAAAAAGGAACCATTGCGAAGAGAGTCACTTGGTGCTTTAGAGAAGACAATTCGGAATGCTCTGACAATATTAGGGCTGATGCCAACTGGATACGCAGAG GCTTTGCAACAGCTGAAGGAGAAGGCTCTGAAGCGTGCAAAGTTTACTGAAGAAGAAGTTCTTAGTAAAATTACTGAAAGAAATACTTCGAGGAAAAACAAGGAATACGAAAAATCGGATGCAATCAGGAAAGAGTTGGCTGCTGCCGGCATTGCTCTTATGGACAGCCCAGAAGGCACAAAATGGAGACCAGCTATTCCACTTGCATTGCAAGAACAGCTGGCTGCAACATCCTGA